The Methylomonas montana genome has a window encoding:
- a CDS encoding VPLPA-CTERM sorting domain-containing protein — protein sequence MLKTKLSQAVALALTSVTMTAISSSTAAAATVSYNAFNHDRSAPNALVSGGNGTDGWMRTAANACGSAGSSCGAGPATSNNPTKVVAAGNGAVAWVGNDARTDANFNYAGTQTLNWTAVIGADETATVSRLDSNTRYGGTVLADGTTFNYADIDTAKGAWHDGTSDGWKHDTDIGLFKSNVTQTVTLSISSLLGNGALNETPDYGFTVFEGKNTGTTNYTHHGAWHTIDPTSADAVGNNDTQITDPNPFGGSGLTTLILDDVFGNSATFTAEAGKIYTILLGGYQGGDWIETRNDYQLTITAAPVPIPGAVWLFGSALTGFIGLRRRKRTLA from the coding sequence ATGCTAAAAACCAAGTTATCTCAGGCAGTGGCGCTTGCCCTTACCAGCGTCACGATGACGGCAATTTCCAGTTCAACCGCCGCGGCTGCGACCGTATCTTACAACGCGTTCAACCATGACCGCTCCGCTCCCAACGCCTTGGTATCGGGTGGCAACGGCACGGACGGCTGGATGAGAACCGCGGCCAATGCTTGCGGTTCTGCCGGCAGCAGTTGCGGAGCCGGCCCTGCCACCAGTAACAACCCGACCAAAGTCGTTGCGGCCGGCAATGGTGCCGTAGCCTGGGTTGGCAACGACGCCCGCACCGATGCCAACTTCAACTATGCCGGCACCCAAACATTGAACTGGACGGCGGTAATCGGCGCCGACGAAACCGCCACAGTATCGAGACTGGATTCCAATACTCGTTACGGCGGCACCGTGCTGGCGGACGGCACCACCTTTAACTACGCCGATATCGATACCGCGAAAGGTGCTTGGCACGACGGTACCAGCGATGGCTGGAAACACGATACCGACATCGGTTTATTCAAATCGAATGTGACTCAGACCGTGACATTGTCCATCTCCAGCCTGCTCGGCAATGGCGCCTTAAACGAAACCCCGGATTACGGCTTTACCGTATTTGAAGGCAAAAACACCGGTACTACCAATTATACCCACCATGGCGCCTGGCATACCATAGATCCAACCAGCGCGGACGCGGTCGGCAATAACGACACCCAGATCACCGATCCCAACCCTTTCGGCGGCAGCGGCCTGACGACGTTAATTCTCGATGACGTGTTTGGCAACAGTGCCACCTTTACTGCCGAAGCCGGCAAGATATACACCATCTTGCTGGGCGGCTATCAAGGTGGCGATTGGATCGAAACACGCAACGATTACCAGTTGACCATCACGGCCGCACCGGTTCCGATTCCGGGCGCGGTATGGCTGTTTGGTAGCGCGCTGACCGGCTTCATCGGCTTACGGCGTCGTAAACGCACACTCGCGTAA
- a CDS encoding tetratricopeptide repeat-containing sulfotransferase family protein, which produces MNPFMQLGQAAVQNKDFGSAVEWFAKAAADNPKDPQIKACLGQSLCWLGKKNEGLAHLRQSGQLLLKKARKSRDIGLALDLADQLQYWSDFPGSLEVCRQAVQINPGAVRGYQLLALTHSRLNQKKSALAAGRQALKLVPNSAMLTILLATLEAADGLNPEAKQRLGKVLQNPLLTIEEQFRAHKELARILDKLGDYDQVFAHLHAAAEIAPRLPEVKRQDPDLVPNMLASHRREFDRELLGRWSNTCFPDDQPAPVFLLGFMRTGTTLTQEVLAAHPNIFVADETDLIASVVKELNRLSNGQGSLAEQLRQLDLAGVLHLRRFYWHRARALFGEKIGKRLLLDKTTMNTIDLGLINCLFPDAKLVFLLRDPRDVCLSCFMQTMTPTPSTVQLLSWDGTARFYAQVMDWWLTVKPQLTMDFIEFRYEDAVFDFEQAFRNVFDFLNLRWDPAVIEFHKHAAGKYIASPSFNQVAQPLYSSSVGRWRRYQSQYPVVADYLQAFIGEFGYEN; this is translated from the coding sequence ATGAACCCGTTCATGCAACTCGGCCAAGCCGCCGTTCAAAATAAGGATTTCGGATCTGCCGTGGAGTGGTTTGCCAAAGCGGCGGCCGACAATCCCAAGGACCCGCAAATCAAGGCTTGCCTAGGGCAGTCCTTATGCTGGCTAGGCAAGAAAAATGAAGGTCTGGCGCATTTACGTCAGTCCGGGCAGCTATTATTGAAAAAAGCCCGCAAAAGCCGCGACATCGGCTTGGCATTGGATTTGGCCGACCAGTTGCAATACTGGAGCGATTTTCCCGGCTCACTCGAAGTATGTCGGCAAGCCGTCCAAATTAATCCCGGAGCGGTTCGAGGCTATCAATTGCTAGCCTTGACTCACTCGCGCCTGAACCAAAAAAAATCCGCTTTGGCGGCAGGCAGACAGGCATTAAAGCTGGTGCCCAATAGCGCCATGCTGACCATTTTGTTGGCCACGCTGGAAGCTGCGGACGGCCTGAATCCGGAGGCTAAGCAACGCCTGGGAAAGGTTTTGCAAAATCCCTTATTAACGATCGAAGAGCAATTTCGGGCGCATAAGGAACTGGCGCGCATCCTGGATAAACTTGGCGATTACGATCAGGTGTTTGCCCATCTGCATGCCGCGGCCGAGATCGCGCCACGCTTGCCGGAAGTAAAGCGCCAAGACCCGGATTTAGTACCGAACATGCTGGCAAGCCACCGCCGCGAATTCGACCGTGAACTACTCGGGCGCTGGTCGAACACCTGTTTTCCGGACGACCAACCCGCGCCGGTGTTCTTGCTGGGTTTTATGCGCACCGGCACCACGTTGACCCAGGAAGTGCTGGCCGCCCATCCGAATATTTTCGTCGCTGATGAGACCGATCTGATTGCTTCGGTTGTCAAGGAATTGAACCGCCTCTCAAACGGCCAAGGTAGTCTCGCCGAGCAACTGCGTCAGCTCGATTTAGCCGGCGTGCTGCATTTACGCCGATTTTATTGGCATCGCGCCCGCGCATTGTTTGGCGAAAAAATCGGCAAGCGCTTGCTGCTGGACAAAACCACGATGAACACTATTGATCTGGGCTTGATCAATTGCCTGTTTCCGGATGCCAAATTAGTGTTTCTGTTGCGCGACCCTCGCGACGTCTGTTTGAGTTGCTTCATGCAGACCATGACGCCTACGCCATCGACGGTACAGTTGTTAAGCTGGGACGGAACGGCACGGTTTTATGCGCAAGTCATGGATTGGTGGCTGACGGTAAAACCGCAATTGACCATGGACTTTATCGAGTTCCGTTATGAAGACGCGGTTTTCGATTTCGAACAGGCTTTCCGCAACGTATTCGACTTTCTTAATCTACGCTGGGACCCGGCGGTAATCGAATTTCATAAACATGCGGCGGGCAAATACATCGCCAGCCCGAGCTTTAATCAAGTGGCCCAACCGCTGTATTCGTCGTCCGTCGGCCGCTGGCGGCGCTATCAATCGCAATACCCTGTAGTCGCAGACTATTTGCAAGCCTTTATCGGCGAATTTGGTTACGAAAACTAA
- a CDS encoding type III pantothenate kinase, giving the protein MILLVDIGNSRLKWAIADADVIHHTEFVDYRAADFIELLRQIWSGIDRPRQLAIATVAGQQVAAAIVQLAKQLWPAIEIIVPLAEAQAFGVINAYCRPEKLGVDRWLALLAAHRYYPGCSCIVDCGTAITIDFIEADGRHLGGLISSGLLLMKKALAQNTAALPFSEKQSATSLATATEAAIDNGTLLAAVGMVEAVLRRQSKPYRLILSGGDAERVAGQLAVPSIVDSQLVFKGLLNYCRNENAS; this is encoded by the coding sequence ATGATTTTACTGGTCGATATCGGAAATTCGCGTCTGAAATGGGCGATTGCCGACGCTGATGTCATTCACCACACTGAATTTGTCGACTATAGAGCAGCGGATTTTATCGAACTATTGCGGCAGATCTGGTCCGGTATCGATAGGCCACGGCAACTGGCAATCGCGACGGTAGCGGGGCAGCAAGTAGCCGCGGCTATTGTACAACTGGCTAAACAGCTCTGGCCGGCAATCGAAATCATCGTGCCGCTGGCCGAAGCGCAGGCCTTTGGTGTCATCAACGCCTATTGCCGACCGGAAAAACTGGGAGTGGATCGCTGGTTGGCGCTACTGGCTGCGCATCGTTATTATCCCGGATGCAGCTGTATCGTCGATTGCGGCACCGCTATCACCATCGACTTTATCGAGGCGGATGGACGGCACTTGGGTGGGCTGATCAGTTCGGGTTTATTGTTGATGAAAAAGGCCTTGGCGCAAAATACCGCGGCGCTGCCGTTTAGCGAAAAACAATCCGCTACAAGTCTGGCGACCGCCACCGAAGCGGCTATCGACAACGGCACTTTATTGGCGGCGGTAGGTATGGTGGAAGCGGTGTTGCGCAGACAATCCAAACCCTATCGACTGATTTTGAGCGGTGGCGACGCAGAAAGGGTCGCCGGGCAATTGGCCGTCCCCTCTATCGTCGATAGTCAATTGGTCTTTAAAGGCCTGCTTAATTATTGCCGAAACGAAAATGCCTCATGA
- the birA gene encoding bifunctional biotin--[acetyl-CoA-carboxylase] ligase/biotin operon repressor BirA — translation MLISPKLKQLLSLLADGRFHSGTELAQTLGISRSAVWKQQQVLAELGIELSAVSGKGYRLPRPLQLLEKQKIDQHLEAQTRQLFKQLEIHDQIHSTNTHLLEQAQRGGESGLVCLAEQQTAGKGRRGRQWVSPFGHNVYLSILWRFQGGPAAIAGLSLAMGVAVVRALRGLGIAEVGLKWPNDIYWRQRKLAGILIEVSGESSGPCHAVMGLGLNIYMPEHQAQGIEQDWVDLHGILANAMHCQRNQIVAALLNQLLPVIAEFESRTLSGYIEEWRGYDCMQGKQVSIFMAEQAYHGTVLGIDEQGLLLLAQADGQVRAFASGEVSFRPS, via the coding sequence ATGTTGATTTCGCCCAAGCTTAAACAACTGTTATCGCTATTGGCAGACGGTCGGTTTCATTCCGGCACCGAGTTGGCGCAAACGCTCGGGATTAGCCGTTCGGCGGTCTGGAAACAACAACAGGTCTTGGCGGAGCTGGGCATCGAACTCTCGGCAGTATCAGGCAAAGGTTACCGCTTGCCAAGACCTTTGCAATTGCTGGAGAAACAGAAAATCGATCAGCATCTTGAGGCGCAGACGAGGCAATTGTTCAAACAGCTGGAAATTCACGACCAAATTCATTCCACCAACACTCATTTACTTGAACAAGCCCAACGCGGCGGCGAAAGCGGCCTGGTTTGTCTGGCCGAACAACAGACAGCCGGGAAAGGCAGGCGTGGGCGGCAGTGGGTTTCGCCGTTCGGACACAATGTTTACCTATCGATTTTATGGCGGTTCCAGGGTGGGCCGGCGGCTATTGCCGGGCTGAGTTTGGCGATGGGTGTCGCGGTGGTGCGCGCCTTACGGGGCTTAGGCATCGCGGAAGTCGGGCTGAAATGGCCGAACGATATTTATTGGCGGCAGCGCAAATTAGCCGGCATTTTAATCGAAGTGTCCGGCGAAAGCAGCGGGCCCTGTCATGCGGTGATGGGCTTGGGTTTGAATATCTACATGCCCGAGCATCAGGCGCAAGGTATCGAGCAGGATTGGGTGGATTTGCATGGCATTTTGGCAAATGCCATGCATTGCCAACGCAACCAAATCGTCGCGGCTTTATTGAATCAACTGTTGCCGGTGATTGCCGAATTTGAGTCGCGAACCTTAAGCGGTTATATCGAGGAATGGCGCGGTTACGATTGCATGCAAGGAAAACAGGTCAGCATTTTTATGGCCGAGCAGGCTTATCATGGTACCGTGTTGGGAATCGATGAGCAGGGTTTATTGCTATTGGCACAGGCAGATGGTCAGGTTCGCGCTTTTGCGTCCGGCGAAGTCAGTTTCAGGCCGTCATGA
- a CDS encoding PilZ domain-containing protein yields the protein MADEIEEKRRYFRVNDTINLLHKVIDKKDVSELSHVSKDVLGNCSLTAALEVLTQEARMLSPRLERRDPEMFEYLKIIDTKINLIAQAINAQSEQFSEHDTREVSLSATGLAFSNEEALDEGELLELRMLLTSCMAVIVAYARVVQCKDISADNPQRPFAICVEYINLTDDDRELLIKHVIKKQLQQLRVKNES from the coding sequence ATGGCGGATGAAATTGAAGAAAAAAGGCGCTATTTTCGGGTTAATGACACCATCAATCTGCTGCATAAAGTCATCGATAAAAAAGACGTTAGTGAGTTGAGTCATGTTTCCAAAGATGTATTGGGTAATTGTTCGCTAACGGCCGCGCTGGAGGTGTTGACGCAAGAGGCCCGAATGTTATCGCCGCGCCTGGAGCGACGGGATCCGGAAATGTTCGAGTATCTTAAAATCATCGACACCAAGATCAATCTGATTGCGCAGGCGATCAACGCCCAGAGCGAACAATTTTCCGAACACGATACCCGCGAAGTCAGTCTCAGTGCCACCGGTTTGGCCTTTAGCAACGAGGAGGCCCTTGACGAAGGGGAACTGCTGGAATTACGCATGCTGTTGACGTCCTGCATGGCGGTGATCGTTGCTTATGCGCGGGTGGTGCAATGCAAGGACATTTCGGCAGACAATCCGCAGCGGCCGTTCGCCATTTGCGTGGAATATATCAATCTTACAGACGACGACAGGGAATTGCTGATCAAACATGTCATCAAGAAACAATTACAGCAATTGCGCGTTAAAAACGAAAGCTGA
- the tusC gene encoding sulfurtransferase complex subunit TusC, with product MKQYLFVMRRLPHDGSQLQETLDAILTAAAFDQKVALLFADDGVWQLKKHQQPSELALKDSAAIFKALAIYDVNDLYVERESLQARGLDVDDLILPVVSVARREVNRLIAGYDVLIPD from the coding sequence ATGAAACAGTATTTGTTTGTGATGCGCCGTTTACCTCATGACGGTAGCCAGCTTCAGGAAACCCTGGATGCGATTTTGACCGCAGCTGCCTTCGATCAGAAAGTGGCGTTGCTGTTTGCCGACGATGGTGTCTGGCAATTGAAAAAACATCAGCAACCGAGCGAGTTGGCGTTGAAGGATAGCGCGGCGATATTTAAGGCTCTGGCAATCTACGATGTCAACGATTTATACGTGGAGCGGGAGTCTTTGCAGGCTAGAGGCCTGGATGTCGATGATTTGATCTTGCCGGTGGTGAGTGTCGCGCGCCGGGAAGTTAACCGCCTGATAGCCGGATACGATGTGCTTATCCCGGATTGA
- the tusD gene encoding sulfurtransferase complex subunit TusD, which yields MKYAVQVNASPYASNAGLNAYRFVQALLQAEHQVLRVFFYKEGVYHAFRYASPPDDELQISRNWSLLAAQHGLDLVVCISAAQRRGLLCLDEARRQGKQDDDVAPGFRIAGLGQWLEATLLADRCIVFG from the coding sequence ATGAAATACGCCGTACAAGTTAATGCCAGTCCTTATGCCAGCAATGCCGGCCTCAATGCCTATCGGTTTGTGCAGGCCTTATTACAGGCGGAACACCAGGTTTTGCGGGTGTTTTTCTACAAGGAGGGGGTTTATCACGCCTTTCGCTACGCCAGTCCGCCGGACGATGAGTTGCAGATCAGCCGGAATTGGTCGCTGTTAGCGGCGCAGCACGGACTGGATCTGGTGGTGTGTATCTCGGCGGCTCAACGTCGCGGCTTGCTCTGTCTCGACGAGGCCAGGCGGCAGGGCAAACAGGACGACGATGTAGCGCCTGGATTTCGGATAGCCGGTTTGGGGCAATGGCTGGAGGCGACCTTGCTGGCTGATCGTTGCATCGTGTTCGGTTGA
- a CDS encoding M48 family metalloprotease: MKFKPLIFSLGLTVFSAPQHAVEIEKIQLPEMGDSAGAIISPIQEKEFGEAFFRNLHQQTEINQDVEVQQYIQTIGRQLAAHSDTPSNPFHFFVVMDSNINAFAGPGGYIGVNSGLILLTEAESELASVMAHEIAHVTQRHLYRSIEKASKMSIPTVAATLAAILIGTQSPNMGQAALMAIQAGNIQFQIDFTRDHEKEADRVGMQTLAGANYDPRSMPTFFERLQQSTRYYGKGVPEFLRTHPVSENRVADTRGRAEIYPYRQYPDSLAYLLTKAKLTAMSAQDKRTAMQHFTTLEMQGTPEQRAVARYGIGLIHLENQQYPTASEIFQKLTEQYPEQPQYIAALARTAMDAHEYEKSGKLFEKAINKFPNNDAIKIEYTRSLVKNAQPQRAKQVLQSLSDSQKDQPFYYELLAQIFADLKQPGESHRYMAEYYYTSGDTESAIMQIRLAKQESDLSFQLQAILNERLNFFLSEEEARRLER; encoded by the coding sequence ATGAAATTTAAGCCCCTCATTTTCAGCCTTGGCCTAACCGTATTCTCTGCACCACAGCACGCGGTGGAAATCGAAAAAATCCAACTGCCTGAGATGGGTGACTCCGCCGGGGCCATCATTTCACCGATTCAAGAAAAAGAATTCGGCGAAGCATTTTTCCGTAATTTGCATCAGCAAACCGAGATCAATCAGGATGTGGAGGTTCAGCAGTACATTCAAACCATAGGCAGACAATTGGCCGCCCATAGCGACACGCCGTCCAACCCCTTCCATTTTTTTGTGGTAATGGACTCCAACATCAACGCCTTTGCCGGCCCCGGTGGTTATATTGGCGTCAACTCCGGCTTGATTTTATTGACGGAAGCGGAAAGCGAATTGGCATCGGTCATGGCTCACGAGATTGCTCACGTCACCCAACGGCATCTGTATCGATCCATCGAAAAAGCCAGCAAAATGTCGATTCCGACCGTCGCGGCCACCTTGGCGGCCATTTTGATCGGCACCCAATCGCCCAACATGGGCCAAGCCGCCTTGATGGCGATTCAAGCCGGCAATATTCAATTTCAAATCGACTTTACTCGCGATCACGAAAAAGAAGCCGATCGGGTGGGCATGCAAACCTTGGCCGGAGCCAATTACGACCCGCGCAGCATGCCGACTTTTTTCGAACGACTGCAACAATCGACCCGTTATTACGGCAAAGGCGTACCGGAATTTTTAAGAACTCACCCGGTATCGGAAAACCGCGTCGCCGATACCCGCGGCCGCGCCGAGATCTATCCTTATCGACAATACCCTGACTCCTTGGCCTATTTGCTCACCAAGGCTAAACTCACCGCCATGTCCGCCCAAGACAAGCGGACCGCGATGCAGCATTTCACCACCTTGGAAATGCAAGGCACACCGGAGCAAAGAGCAGTGGCTCGTTACGGCATAGGTTTGATCCATCTGGAAAACCAGCAATACCCCACCGCCAGCGAAATCTTTCAAAAACTGACCGAACAATATCCGGAGCAACCGCAATATATTGCCGCATTGGCTCGCACCGCGATGGACGCCCACGAATACGAGAAATCCGGTAAATTATTCGAAAAAGCCATCAATAAATTTCCCAACAACGACGCCATCAAAATCGAATACACCCGCAGTCTGGTCAAGAACGCACAACCGCAACGCGCGAAACAAGTGCTGCAAAGCTTGTCCGACAGCCAAAAAGATCAACCGTTTTATTACGAATTGCTGGCGCAGATTTTTGCCGATCTGAAACAACCCGGCGAATCGCATCGCTACATGGCCGAATACTATTACACCAGCGGCGACACCGAATCGGCGATCATGCAAATCAGGCTGGCAAAACAAGAAAGCGATTTAAGTTTTCAGTTGCAAGCCATCCTCAACGAACGGCTAAATTTTTTCCTTAGCGAAGAAGAAGCCCGTAGATTGGAGCGTTAA
- a CDS encoding IS1595 family transposase has translation MKKNPIQFQKGFSLTDFMNRYGTESQCAAGLFQARWPSGFQCPGCGRRRYSVIKTRNLYQCTTCHHQTSLISGTLFEQTKLPLTVWFLAIHLLTQAKTSLSALALKRQIGVSYNTAWSLKHKIMQAMKERDDRKPLTGIIQLDDVYWGGEHRGGKRGRGSENKTPFVAAVALNKEHHPIAMNLNVVKGFRNSEIKRWAGHHLQPGSLVYSDGLACFSAVLDHGCHHYSIVTGGGPDSVTKEEFAWVNTMIGNVKRSINGTYHAIQSKHLPRYLAEFCYRFNRRFDLQTIMPRFLIAAANSPPMPGRLLKLAEAYG, from the coding sequence ATGAAAAAGAATCCGATCCAATTTCAAAAAGGCTTTAGCCTGACGGATTTCATGAATCGCTACGGTACTGAAAGCCAGTGTGCCGCAGGGCTATTTCAGGCGCGATGGCCATCCGGGTTTCAATGCCCAGGCTGCGGTCGCCGCCGCTATAGCGTGATCAAGACTCGCAATTTGTATCAGTGCACGACGTGCCATCACCAAACCTCGTTGATCAGCGGTACGCTGTTCGAACAAACCAAGTTGCCGCTCACCGTGTGGTTTCTGGCGATTCATCTGCTGACTCAAGCCAAAACCAGTTTGTCGGCTTTAGCCTTGAAGCGGCAAATCGGCGTTTCCTACAACACCGCCTGGAGCCTCAAGCACAAGATCATGCAGGCAATGAAAGAGCGCGATGATCGCAAACCGCTGACCGGCATTATTCAACTCGATGACGTTTACTGGGGCGGCGAGCATCGGGGTGGCAAACGCGGGCGAGGTTCGGAAAACAAGACGCCTTTTGTCGCGGCGGTGGCGCTGAACAAGGAACACCATCCTATCGCGATGAACTTGAATGTCGTCAAAGGCTTCCGCAACAGCGAAATCAAGCGCTGGGCCGGCCATCATCTTCAGCCGGGTAGTCTGGTGTACTCGGACGGCTTAGCTTGCTTTTCCGCCGTGCTCGATCACGGTTGTCACCATTACTCCATTGTCACCGGCGGTGGTCCTGACAGCGTGACGAAAGAAGAATTCGCCTGGGTCAATACCATGATCGGTAACGTGAAGCGCTCCATCAATGGCACTTACCATGCCATTCAGTCCAAGCATTTACCCCGCTATCTGGCCGAGTTTTGTTATCGTTTTAATCGCAGATTCGATCTGCAAACCATAATGCCGCGGTTTCTCATCGCTGCGGCTAATTCTCCACCCATGCCGGGCCGTTTGCTCAAATTAGCTGAGGCTTATGGGTAA
- the rpoZ gene encoding DNA-directed RNA polymerase subunit omega, whose product MARVTVEDCLENVENRFKLVLLASKRARQLEKGADEFIPRGKDKDTVLALREIAAGFVNEENIDRLHRSGYVSETHLEL is encoded by the coding sequence ATGGCACGCGTTACCGTTGAAGATTGTTTAGAAAATGTGGAAAACCGTTTCAAATTGGTTTTACTCGCCAGTAAAAGAGCACGCCAACTGGAAAAAGGCGCCGACGAATTCATACCGCGCGGCAAGGACAAAGATACTGTGCTGGCGCTACGGGAAATAGCGGCGGGCTTCGTTAATGAAGAAAACATTGACCGTCTGCATCGCTCCGGATACGTTTCGGAAACCCATCTGGAGCTCTAA
- a CDS encoding RelA/SpoT family protein → MPEIAVKPAAALPAIEHPEEKLLHQLCDILRSYLDQEQINDVVRAYHFGAAAHSGQFRRSGEAYICHPVSVAITLASMHMDSHGIMAAILHDVIEDTPVSKEQMAEQFGMEVAELVDGVTKLSKIDSRSRAEAQAENVRKMFLAMAQDLRVIVVKLADRLHNMQTMGNMPVDKKRRIAKETLEIYAPIANRLGMNDVRHQLESLGFKALYPNRFTVINNAVKKSRGNRKEIIDTIQNAIQNRLKETGLDGTVAGREKNIASIYQKMLSKKISFSDVFDVYAFRIYCGQVDDCYRALGCVHNLYKPIPGRFKDYIALPKANGYQSLHTILIGPYGVPIEIQIRTHEMHRLSESGIAAHWLYKSDKDKSETIQARANEWLRDLLEIQKSAGDSLEFIDNLKVDLFPQEVFVFTPKGKIIKLPRGATIVDFAYMVHTDVGNACISARIDKKLVPLQTKLENGMTVEVITATWARPNPLWLNYVTTAKARSCIRAYLKNFNQQEAINLGRRLLEKELQSLNIQLENVDNTRIIQVLQVLKKHSLNELLEDIGLGNRMPFLVAKRISQTDVNAAVKLDDNEPSHKTPLIIKGTEGIVVSLAKCCRPIPGDPIIGFFNPGKGIVVHHHECRNSNDVRKKQTTWLDVEWSPEASGEFPAEIRIELLNQRGSLATIASAISSLDSNIENITVVSQDDRVSVDLLTLAVKDRVHLASIIRRLKKLSIVLKITRIKA, encoded by the coding sequence ATGCCCGAGATAGCTGTCAAACCAGCCGCCGCACTGCCCGCCATCGAGCATCCTGAAGAGAAGCTTCTTCATCAGCTCTGCGATATTCTGCGCAGCTATCTCGACCAAGAACAAATCAACGACGTGGTCCGTGCCTACCACTTTGGCGCGGCCGCACATTCCGGACAATTTCGCCGTAGCGGCGAAGCCTATATTTGCCATCCAGTATCGGTCGCGATCACGCTAGCCAGCATGCATATGGATAGCCACGGGATCATGGCTGCCATTCTGCACGACGTGATCGAAGACACGCCGGTCAGCAAGGAGCAAATGGCAGAACAATTCGGCATGGAAGTCGCGGAATTGGTCGATGGCGTCACCAAACTTTCCAAAATCGACAGCCGCTCCCGCGCCGAGGCGCAAGCGGAAAATGTCAGAAAAATGTTTCTGGCGATGGCGCAAGACCTAAGAGTCATCGTCGTTAAACTGGCCGACCGTCTGCACAATATGCAGACCATGGGCAATATGCCGGTCGATAAAAAACGCCGCATCGCCAAGGAAACCTTGGAAATTTATGCCCCCATCGCCAACCGTTTGGGCATGAATGACGTCCGGCATCAACTGGAATCGCTGGGTTTCAAGGCGCTCTACCCCAACCGATTCACGGTCATCAATAACGCCGTGAAAAAATCGCGCGGTAACCGCAAGGAAATCATCGACACGATTCAGAATGCCATCCAAAACCGGTTAAAGGAAACCGGACTGGACGGCACCGTCGCCGGCCGGGAAAAAAACATTGCCAGCATTTATCAAAAAATGCTCAGCAAGAAAATTTCTTTTTCCGATGTCTTCGATGTCTACGCCTTCCGGATTTACTGCGGACAAGTCGACGACTGCTACCGGGCGCTGGGCTGCGTGCATAATTTGTACAAACCTATCCCTGGCCGCTTCAAGGATTACATCGCGCTGCCCAAGGCCAACGGTTACCAGTCGCTGCACACGATATTGATCGGCCCTTACGGCGTACCCATCGAAATCCAGATTCGTACCCACGAAATGCACCGCTTGTCGGAGTCGGGTATCGCCGCGCATTGGCTTTACAAATCCGATAAAGATAAGAGCGAAACGATACAGGCGCGCGCCAACGAATGGCTGCGCGATTTACTGGAAATCCAGAAATCCGCCGGCGATTCCTTGGAGTTTATCGACAACCTGAAAGTCGATCTTTTCCCGCAGGAAGTCTTCGTCTTTACCCCCAAGGGCAAGATCATCAAGCTGCCGCGCGGCGCCACCATCGTCGATTTTGCCTACATGGTGCATACCGATGTCGGCAACGCCTGCATCTCGGCGCGGATCGACAAAAAACTGGTGCCACTGCAAACCAAACTGGAAAACGGCATGACCGTGGAAGTGATCACCGCCACCTGGGCCCGCCCCAATCCGCTGTGGTTGAATTACGTGACTACTGCCAAGGCCCGCAGCTGTATCCGCGCTTATCTGAAGAACTTCAACCAACAAGAAGCCATCAATCTCGGCCGCCGCTTGCTGGAAAAAGAACTACAAAGCCTGAACATCCAACTGGAAAACGTCGACAACACCCGCATCATTCAAGTGCTGCAAGTGTTGAAAAAACACTCGCTGAACGAATTGCTGGAAGACATCGGTTTGGGCAACCGGATGCCGTTCCTGGTGGCCAAGCGCATCAGCCAGACCGACGTCAACGCCGCCGTCAAATTGGACGACAACGAACCCAGTCATAAAACCCCTTTGATCATTAAAGGCACCGAAGGCATCGTCGTCAGCCTGGCCAAATGCTGCCGGCCGATACCGGGCGACCCTATCATCGGCTTCTTCAATCCCGGCAAGGGCATCGTCGTTCACCATCACGAATGCCGTAACAGCAATGACGTCAGAAAAAAACAGACCACTTGGCTGGACGTGGAATGGAGCCCGGAAGCCAGCGGCGAATTTCCGGCCGAAATCCGCATCGAACTGCTCAATCAGCGCGGTTCGTTGGCCACCATCGCCTCGGCCATTTCCAGCCTGGACTCCAATATCGAGAACATCACCGTGGTCAGTCAGGACGACCGGGTTTCCGTGGATTTGCTGACATTGGCGGTGAAAGACCGCGTGCATCTAGCCAGCATCATCCGTAGACTGAAAAAACTCTCCATCGTTTTAAAAATCACCCGCATCAAGGCCTAA